DNA sequence from the Acidimicrobiales bacterium genome:
TGGTGGGCCGGCGTCTACCTGGGTGACGGCTATCTGAAGCGTGGCACGCACCCCGTCGTCGAGATCGCCGTGGATCGGACCGACGAGGTGCTGGTCGAGGAGATCCGGCGCGTCACGCGGGAGCTGTTCGGCATCGAGCTGGCCCTGTCCCCCGACGGCTCCCGCCTCCGGGGCAGGGGCACCGCGGCCCTCGCCGAGTTCGTCGAGCGCAACGGGCTCGGAGGGACCTCGCACACCAAGCGCCTCCCGGACTGGTGCTTCGGGCTCCCCCGGTCCCAGCGTCTGGCGCTGATCGCCGGCCTGCTCGACGCCGACGGCTACGTGCGGGACAACGCCACCAGCAAGGACGCCATGTTCTGCAGCGCCAATCGCGACATGCTGTCCCAGCTGAAGGAGCTGCTCGCCCTGTGCGGTATCGGGAGCAGCCGCGTCATCGACGTTCGCAACCGGCACCCGTTCGACCGCGACCGGATCCTGCAGGCGTACCACCTCCGGCTGAGCGGGCGCTTCGACCAGATGCCGGCGCGCTCCGCGCGTCGCCGTGACCGCCTCGGCCGGCGGCAGTACGTGCACACGTACCGGACGGCCAAGGGCACGGTGTTGCGCGCCCACACCAGCGAGATGCTCGGATTCGTCGAGGTCGAGTCGATCGAGTCGGTGGGCGTCGAGCCCGTGTTCGACATCGAGGTGAGCGGGCACCACAACTTCGTCGCCGAGGGGTTCGTCGTCCACAACTCCGAGGTGGTGTTCCACCGCAATCGCGCCGACCTCGAGGCGCAGGGCGTGTTGTTCTGCGACATGGACACGGCCGTGCGCGACTACCCGGACCTCGTCCGGCGCTGGTTCGGGTCCATCATCCCTCCCAACGACAACAAGTTCGCCGCCCTCAACTCGGCCGTGTGGTCGGGCGGCTCGTTCATCTACGTCCCGCCCGGCGTGCAGATCGACATGCCGTTGCAGGCCTACTTCCGGATCAACGCCGAGAACATGGGCCAGTTCGAGCGGACGTTGATCATCGCCGACGAGGGATCGCAGGTGCACTACGTCGAAGGGTGCTCGGCGCCGGTCTACTCGACGGACTCGCTGCACTCGGCCGTGGTCGAGCTGGTGGCGCTGCCCGGCTCGCGCATCACCTACACGACCATCCAGAACTGGTCCAACAACGTCTACAACCTCGTGACCAAGCGGGCGCGGGCGGAGGCCGAGGCCCGCGTCGAGTGGATCGACGGCAACATCGGGTCGCGCCTGACCATGAAGTACCCGTCGGTGTACCTGATGGGCCCCAAGGCCTCGGGCGAGGTGCTGTCGGTGGCCTACGCCGGTGCGGGACAGCACCAGGACGCGGGGGCGAAGATGATCCATGCCGCCCCCGAGACGACGTCGACGATCGTCTCCAAGTCGATCTCCAAGGACGGCGGCCTGTCGACGTACCGGGGCCTGGTCAGGGTGGAGGAGGGGGCGAAGCACGCCAAGAGCTTCGTGCGCTGCGACGCCCTCATCCTCGACGAGCAGTCCACCTCCGAGACCAAGCCCTACATGGAGGTGGAGGAGCGCGACGCCCAGATCGGCCACGAGGCGACGGTGTCCAAGGTGGGCGAGGACCAGCTCTTCTACCTCATGAGCCGCGGCCTGTCGGAGAGCCAGGCCATGAGCATGATCGTCAACGGCTTCATCGAGCCCGTGGTGCGGACCCTGCCCATGGAGTACGCGGTCGAGTGGAGCCGGCTCATCGAGCTGCAGATGGAGG
Encoded proteins:
- the sufB gene encoding Fe-S cluster assembly protein SufB, producing MTTADLDLGRYKLGWSDAEDYVFKPKKGLSEEIVREMSGMKGEPDWMRDFRLKALKRFFARPMAQWFAVNMPDLDFDNIYYYVKPTEGQVKDWDALPESIKTTYEKLGIPEAERKYLAGVTAQYECLRGSTRVWTTAGMRPIKELVPGDEVFSLDEASKDMVAARVVGQRCSGDKEVFEITARGRTIGASSNHPFLVLRDERRPGAKKARFRPTWVPVEDLVVGDLVAIATDVPEFGRPAALLPPDRPEASRFPVVTTDDLCWWAGVYLGDGYLKRGTHPVVEIAVDRTDEVLVEEIRRVTRELFGIELALSPDGSRLRGRGTAALAEFVERNGLGGTSHTKRLPDWCFGLPRSQRLALIAGLLDADGYVRDNATSKDAMFCSANRDMLSQLKELLALCGIGSSRVIDVRNRHPFDRDRILQAYHLRLSGRFDQMPARSARRRDRLGRRQYVHTYRTAKGTVLRAHTSEMLGFVEVESIESVGVEPVFDIEVSGHHNFVAEGFVVHNSEVVFHRNRADLEAQGVLFCDMDTAVRDYPDLVRRWFGSIIPPNDNKFAALNSAVWSGGSFIYVPPGVQIDMPLQAYFRINAENMGQFERTLIIADEGSQVHYVEGCSAPVYSTDSLHSAVVELVALPGSRITYTTIQNWSNNVYNLVTKRARAEAEARVEWIDGNIGSRLTMKYPSVYLMGPKASGEVLSVAYAGAGQHQDAGAKMIHAAPETTSTIVSKSISKDGGLSTYRGLVRVEEGAKHAKSFVRCDALILDEQSTSETKPYMEVEERDAQIGHEATVSKVGEDQLFYLMSRGLSESQAMSMIVNGFIEPVVRTLPMEYAVEWSRLIELQMEGAVG